In one window of Tenrec ecaudatus isolate mTenEca1 chromosome 3, mTenEca1.hap1, whole genome shotgun sequence DNA:
- the SPRY1 gene encoding protein sprouty homolog 1, producing the protein MDPQNQHGSGSSLVVIQQPSLESRQRLDYEREIPPAAILSLDQIKAIRGSNEYTEGPSVVKRPVPRTAPRQDKHERTHEIIPINVNNNYEHRPSSHLGHSGLTNNARGPILSRSTSTGSAASSGSSSSASSEQGLLGRSPPARPGPGHRSERAIRTQPKQLIVDDLKGSLKEDVTQHKFICEQCGKCKCGECTAPRTLPSCLACNRQCLCSAESMVEYGTCMCLVKGIFYHCSNDDEGDSYSDNPCSCTQSHCCSRYLCMGAMALFLPCLLCYPPAKGCLKLCRGCYDWIHRPGCRCKNSNTVYCKLGSCPSRGQSKPS; encoded by the coding sequence ATGGATCCCCAAAATCAACATGGCAGTGGCAGTTCGTTAGTTGTGATCCAGCAGCCCTCCTTGGAGAGCCGGCAGAGATTAGACTATGAGAGGGAGATCCCGCCTGCTGCTATCTTGTCCTTGGACCAGATCAAGGCCATCCGAGGTAGCAATGAGTACACAGAAGGGCCTTCTGTGGTGAAAAGACCAGTTCCTCGAACAGCACCAAGGCAAGACAAGCATGAACGGACTCATGAAATTATACCAATTAATGTGAATAACAACTATGAGCACAGACCTAGCAGCCACCTGGGACATTCAGGACTCACAAACAATGCCAGGGGCCCCATTCTGAGCAGATCCACCAGCACTGGAAGTGCAGCCAGTTCTGGGAGCAGCAGCAGTGCCTCTTCTGAGCAGGGACTGCTTGGAAGGTCGCCACCAGCCAGACCAGGCCCTGGGCATAGGTCTGAGAGGGCAATCCGGACCCAGCCCAAGCAACTGATTGTGGATGACTTGAAGGGTTCCTTGAAAGAGGACGTCACGCAGCACAAGTTCATCTGcgaacagtgtgggaaatgcaagTGTGGAGAATGCACAGCTCCCAGGACCCTGCCGTCCTGTCTGGCCTGCAATCGGCAGTGCCTCTGCTCTGCTGAGAGCATGGTGGAGTACGGAACCTGCATGTGCTTGGTCAAGGGCATCTTCTACCACTGCTCCAATGACGACGAAGGGGATTCTTACTCGGATAACCCTTGCTCCTGCACACAGTCGCATTGCTGCTCTCGGTACCTGTGCATGGGGGCGATGGCTCTCTTTTTACCTTGCTTACTCTGTTACCCTCCCGCTAAAGGATGCCTGAAGCTGTGCAGGGGCTGTTATGACTGGATCCACCGTCCGGGGTGCCGATGCAAGAACTCCAACACGGTCTACTGTAAACTGGGGAGCTGCCCCTCCCGGGGTCAGAGTAAACCATCATGA